A genome region from Meriones unguiculatus strain TT.TT164.6M chromosome 19, Bangor_MerUng_6.1, whole genome shotgun sequence includes the following:
- the LOC110558163 gene encoding cytochrome b-c1 complex subunit Rieske, mitochondrial, whose protein sequence is MLSVAARSGPFAPVLSATSRGVAGALRPLLQAAVPATPEPPVLDAKRPFLCRESLSGQAATRPLVATVGLNVPASVRYSHTDIKVPDFSDYRRAEVLDSTKSSKESSEARKGFSYLVTATTTVGVAYAAKNVVTQFVSSMSASADVLAMSKIEIKLSDIPEGKNMAFKWRGKPLFVRHRTKKEIDQEAAVEVSQLRDPQHDLERVKKPEWVILIGVCTHLGCVPIANAGDFGGYYCPCHGSHYDASGRIRKGPAPLNLEVPTYEFTSDDMVVVG, encoded by the exons ATGTTGTCGGTCGCGGCCCGCTCGGGCCCTTTCGCTCCCGTTCTGTCGGCCACGTCCCGAGGGGTGGCGGGCGCGCTGCGGCCCCTGCTGCAGGCCGCGGTGCCCGCCACCCCGGAGCCACCTGTTTTGGATGCGAAGCGACCTTTCCTGTGCCGAGAGTCGCTGAGTGGCCAGGCCGCCACCCGGCCCTTGGTCGCCACGGTGGGCCTCAATG TTCCTGCTTCTGTTCGTTATTCCCATACAGATATCAAGGTGCCCGACTTCTCTGACTACCGTCGTGCTGAAGTTCTAGACAGCACAAAGTCTTCTAAAGAGAGCAGCGAGGCTAGAAAAGGCTTCTCTTACTTGGTGACTGCAACTACTACTGTGGGTGTTGCGTATGCTGCCAAGAACGTAGTCACCCAGTTCGTCTCCAGCATGAGCGCATCTGCTGATGTACTGGCCATGTCGAAGATCGAGATCAAGTTGTCTGATATTCCAGAAGGGAAGAACATGGCTTTTAAATGGAGAGGCAAGCCTCTGTTTGTGCGCCACAGAACCAAGAAAGAGATTGACCAGGAAGCTGCAGTTGAAGTGTCTCAGTTGAGGGACCCACAGCATGATTTAGAGCGGGTAAAGAAACCTGAGTGGGTTATTCTGATAGGTGTCTGTACTCATCTTGGCTGTGTACCCATTGCAAACGCAGGAGATTTTGGTGGCTATTATTGCCCCTGCCATGGGTCCCACTACGATGCTTCTGGCAGGATCAGGAAGGGCCCTGCACCTCTCAACCTGGAAGTGCCTACCTATGAGTTCACCAGTGATGACATGGTTGTTGTGGGTTAG